In Amycolatopsis sp. EV170708-02-1, the following are encoded in one genomic region:
- the ssd gene encoding septum site-determining protein Ssd, translating into MTAEHPLVVAGDDVLLDEILRVAAAAGCEVERAPDLDAARGRWARAPLVVLDEEAASAPNRLLRRNKVLLVCKGAPTPVTWERAVNTGSEKVLSLPDEESDLIGEFADVVDGPARDDGVVIGIIGGRGGAGASVLAAAVAYRAEKSGTGGLLVDCDPLGGGVDVLLAAERDRGPRWPELELGGRVSMAALSEALPRKKYATGSLSFVSYGREGRGPGPDAIEGVLCAGRRAGRTVVCDLPRYFGAETSTVIGLADLVVVVVPAELRACAAAKQVLARIEPHANRIGVAVRGPSPAGLIPQEIADAVGVPLITSMGRERSLAAALDRGEFVLRHRGHLATAATEVLAAARGQLAGASR; encoded by the coding sequence ATGACCGCGGAACATCCGCTCGTCGTCGCCGGAGACGACGTCCTGCTCGACGAGATCCTGCGCGTGGCGGCGGCCGCGGGTTGCGAGGTCGAACGAGCACCCGATCTCGACGCCGCCCGCGGGAGATGGGCCCGTGCGCCGCTCGTGGTGCTCGACGAGGAGGCCGCGAGCGCGCCGAACCGGCTGCTGCGGCGGAACAAGGTCCTGCTCGTCTGCAAGGGCGCGCCGACGCCGGTGACGTGGGAGCGGGCCGTCAACACCGGTTCGGAGAAGGTCCTTTCGCTGCCGGACGAGGAAAGCGACCTCATCGGCGAATTCGCCGACGTCGTCGACGGGCCGGCACGGGACGACGGAGTCGTCATCGGGATCATCGGCGGACGAGGCGGGGCCGGGGCTTCCGTGCTCGCGGCCGCCGTCGCGTACCGGGCGGAGAAGTCCGGCACCGGCGGGCTGCTCGTCGACTGCGATCCGCTCGGCGGCGGGGTCGACGTCCTCCTCGCCGCCGAACGCGATCGCGGGCCGCGCTGGCCGGAACTCGAACTCGGCGGCAGAGTGTCCATGGCCGCCTTGAGCGAAGCCCTGCCGCGAAAGAAGTACGCGACCGGCTCACTGTCCTTTGTGTCCTATGGCAGGGAAGGCCGCGGGCCAGGGCCCGATGCGATCGAGGGCGTGCTGTGCGCCGGACGCCGGGCGGGGCGGACGGTCGTCTGCGATCTGCCGAGGTATTTCGGCGCCGAGACGTCCACCGTGATCGGGCTGGCCGATCTGGTCGTGGTCGTCGTCCCCGCCGAACTCCGCGCCTGCGCGGCGGCGAAACAGGTCCTCGCCAGGATCGAGCCCCACGCGAACCGGATCGGTGTCGCGGTACGGGGGCCGTCGCCCGCCGGGCTGATCCCGCAGGAGATCGCCGACGCCGTCGGCGTTCCGCTCATCACCTCGATGGGCCGCGAGCGCTCCCTCGCGGCGGCTCTCGACCGCGGTGAGTTCGTCCTGAGGCATCGCGGGCATCTGGCCACCGCCGCCACCGAAGTCCTCGCCGCCGCGCGCGGACAGCTGGCCGGTGCCTCGCGATGA
- a CDS encoding TadA family conjugal transfer-associated ATPase: MTDDLVERVRRRLAGSAAPADPVSVARAVRAEAGGALGQEAVLGAVRLARDEFVGAGPLAPLLDKPGVTDVLVTAPDEVWTDTGEGIRLTDVRFADEEAVRRLAQRLALAGGRRLDDAQPFADCWLPGVGPQGRVRMHAVLPPIAPAGTALSLRVLRPATHDLAELRLRGVFGPSGAELLGSIIRRRLAFLVSGGTGAGKTTLLSALLGAVPPAERIVCVEDAGELQPDHPQFVSLLTRPANVEGAGEVGLSELVRQALRMRPDRLVVGEVRGGEVIALLNAMNTGHEGGGCTVHANSPEDVPARLEALAALGGLKRDALHSQLTAAVRVVLHMRRLPSGIRRLDEVGVLRSFRGEAKVVPVWSKGAWIGDETPFEEMAA; this comes from the coding sequence ATGACCGACGATCTGGTCGAGCGGGTACGGCGGCGCCTGGCCGGATCGGCCGCCCCGGCGGATCCGGTGAGCGTCGCGCGGGCGGTCCGCGCCGAAGCCGGTGGCGCGCTCGGTCAGGAGGCCGTCCTCGGCGCGGTCCGGCTGGCCCGTGACGAGTTCGTCGGAGCCGGTCCGCTGGCACCACTGCTCGACAAACCCGGTGTCACCGACGTTCTCGTCACGGCACCCGACGAGGTCTGGACCGATACCGGTGAAGGCATCCGCCTGACGGACGTTCGGTTCGCCGACGAGGAAGCCGTCCGCAGGCTGGCTCAGCGGCTCGCCCTGGCGGGCGGGCGGCGCCTCGACGACGCTCAACCCTTCGCCGACTGCTGGCTTCCGGGAGTGGGGCCGCAAGGCCGGGTCCGGATGCACGCGGTCCTCCCGCCGATCGCGCCGGCCGGGACCGCCCTCTCGCTCCGCGTTCTCCGGCCCGCCACCCATGATCTCGCCGAACTCCGGTTGCGCGGAGTGTTCGGCCCCAGCGGGGCGGAGTTGCTCGGCTCGATCATCCGGCGGCGGCTCGCGTTCCTGGTCTCCGGCGGGACAGGGGCGGGCAAGACGACCCTGCTCTCCGCGTTGCTCGGCGCGGTGCCCCCGGCCGAACGCATCGTGTGCGTCGAGGACGCCGGAGAACTGCAACCGGACCATCCGCAGTTCGTCAGCCTGCTCACCCGCCCGGCCAACGTCGAGGGCGCGGGCGAGGTCGGGCTGAGCGAGCTGGTGCGGCAGGCGTTGCGCATGCGCCCGGACCGGCTGGTCGTGGGCGAAGTACGCGGTGGCGAGGTCATCGCGTTGCTCAACGCCATGAACACCGGGCACGAGGGCGGCGGCTGCACCGTGCACGCCAATTCACCCGAGGACGTCCCCGCGCGGCTGGAGGCGCTGGCCGCGCTCGGCGGATTGAAACGGGACGCGCTGCACAGCCAGCTGACCGCGGCGGTGCGGGTGGTCCTGCACATGCGCCGCCTGCCGAGCGGCATCCGGCGGCTGGACGAGGTCGGTGTCCTCCGGTCCTTTCGAGGCGAGGCCAAGGTCGTTCCCGTCTGGAGCAAGGGCGCCTGGATCGGCGACGAGACGCCGTTCGAGGAGATGGCGGCATGA
- a CDS encoding type II secretion system F family protein: MNPWFLLSWGAGLACWPKPMARTPIAWRLPRTVRVGWWPLPASLALAFLGIGWAVATLVFTLTVRQEYRWRAREKTALAEAELTGSVLRTMIGELRAGAHPVAAAEATAEAVPAASGRLRGLVAAARFGGDTAADQNAPPALANAWALANRFGLPMAEVLDAARRDAEAEIGFRRRLKAKMAGPRASAAVLAALPLMCLGLGEAMGAGPLHVLTGTGAGQLSLVVGSGLIWAGTAWCRALTGRVAPC; this comes from the coding sequence ATGAACCCGTGGTTCCTTCTCTCCTGGGGTGCGGGTCTCGCCTGCTGGCCGAAGCCGATGGCGCGCACTCCGATCGCCTGGCGGCTGCCTCGCACCGTCCGGGTGGGCTGGTGGCCGCTCCCCGCGTCGCTCGCTTTGGCCTTCCTCGGAATCGGCTGGGCGGTGGCGACGCTGGTCTTCACCTTGACCGTCCGCCAGGAGTACCGGTGGCGGGCACGGGAGAAGACGGCGCTGGCCGAAGCGGAACTCACCGGGTCCGTGCTTCGGACCATGATCGGCGAACTCCGCGCGGGCGCCCATCCGGTCGCCGCGGCCGAGGCCACCGCGGAGGCGGTGCCCGCGGCGTCCGGCCGGCTGCGCGGGCTCGTCGCGGCCGCCCGATTCGGTGGCGACACCGCCGCCGATCAGAACGCGCCACCGGCGCTGGCGAACGCGTGGGCGCTCGCGAACCGGTTCGGGCTGCCGATGGCCGAGGTACTCGATGCCGCGCGACGGGACGCCGAGGCGGAGATCGGCTTCCGCCGTCGTCTCAAAGCCAAGATGGCGGGCCCCAGGGCGAGCGCCGCCGTGCTCGCGGCGCTCCCGCTGATGTGCTTGGGGCTCGGCGAGGCGATGGGGGCGGGTCCGCTCCACGTCCTCACCGGGACGGGCGCCGGGCAACTGTCGCTCGTCGTGGGCAGCGGGCTGATCTGGGCGGGCACGGCCTGGTGCCGGGCTCTCACCGGCCGGGTGGCCCCATGCTGA
- a CDS encoding type II secretion system F family protein gives MLTGAALILLGGAVFCWPRVIRATERPRWLRSKGRTSRDKGVSELLRSAATLDLLAACLDGGLPVPVALEAVAPTASPKTAAALRSVASHLAVGIGPAEAWAPVRDRPGLTELSVAAVRTARAGTALATHAKDLARRLRESLSAEAEERAERAGVLLAAPIGLCFLPAFLCLGVLPVVLGLAGRLDFL, from the coding sequence ATGCTGACCGGAGCGGCGCTGATCCTGCTGGGCGGTGCCGTCTTCTGCTGGCCGCGCGTCATCCGTGCCACGGAGCGGCCTAGGTGGCTCCGGTCGAAGGGGAGAACGTCCCGCGACAAAGGTGTTTCCGAACTACTCCGGTCCGCGGCCACCCTCGACCTGCTGGCCGCCTGCCTGGACGGCGGGCTTCCGGTACCCGTCGCGCTCGAAGCCGTCGCACCGACGGCTTCACCGAAGACCGCGGCGGCACTGCGCTCGGTGGCGTCGCATCTCGCCGTGGGCATCGGACCGGCGGAAGCGTGGGCCCCGGTCCGCGACCGGCCCGGCCTGACCGAACTGTCCGTCGCCGCCGTCCGCACGGCGAGGGCGGGCACCGCGCTCGCCACCCACGCGAAAGACCTCGCGCGAAGACTGCGCGAGTCGCTCTCCGCCGAAGCCGAGGAACGAGCCGAACGGGCCGGCGTGCTGCTGGCGGCACCGATCGGCCTCTGCTTTCTCCCCGCGTTCCTCTGCCTCGGCGTCCTGCCCGTCGTGCTCGGCCTCGCCGGTCGTCTCGACTTCCTCTGA
- a CDS encoding DUF4244 domain-containing protein, whose product MYKLPTFREDDGMATVEYAIATLAAAALGAVLYLVIDSEAVRAGLTALIERALSVKF is encoded by the coding sequence ATGTACAAGCTCCCCACCTTCCGTGAAGACGACGGCATGGCGACGGTCGAGTACGCCATCGCCACCCTGGCCGCCGCCGCGCTGGGGGCCGTCCTCTACTTGGTCATCGACAGCGAAGCAGTCCGTGCCGGGCTCACCGCGCTCATCGAGCGGGCCTTGTCGGTGAAGTTCTGA
- a CDS encoding TadE family type IV pilus minor pilin, with product MADRGSVTVEAALGIGALTFLSALLFAGIGVASDQLRCTDAAREAARLLARGQPARAEQAVREIAPSGARLDVAREGDTITVGVEAEPVAGLLPGIRLHSRAFAVAEPGAGP from the coding sequence ATGGCCGACCGTGGCTCCGTCACGGTGGAGGCCGCGCTCGGCATCGGCGCGCTGACCTTCCTCTCGGCCCTGTTGTTCGCCGGGATCGGCGTCGCCTCCGACCAGCTCCGCTGCACCGACGCGGCCCGCGAGGCGGCGAGGCTCCTCGCCCGTGGGCAGCCCGCCCGAGCCGAACAGGCGGTCCGGGAGATCGCGCCGTCCGGCGCTCGGCTGGACGTCGCCCGTGAAGGCGACACGATCACCGTCGGCGTCGAGGCCGAACCGGTGGCCGGGCTCCTGCCGGGTATCCGGCTGCACTCCCGTGCCTTCGCCGTCGCCGAGCCGGGGGCCGGGCCGTGA
- a CDS encoding Rv3654c family TadE-like protein — protein MTESLSAEGPRCRGGALPESVAAAGPPADTEDDRGVATVWTASMVAVLVCAAAFVFWIGAVVTARHRAEAAADLAALAAASHATAGPGAACERAREVAARMSVTLLTCRWERGDALVEVRSEPSGRPAVTGRAEARARAGPVDRSP, from the coding sequence GTGACCGAGAGCCTGTCGGCCGAAGGGCCCCGCTGTCGCGGTGGCGCCCTGCCGGAGTCGGTCGCGGCTGCGGGTCCACCTGCGGACACCGAGGACGACCGTGGTGTCGCGACCGTCTGGACCGCCTCGATGGTCGCGGTCCTGGTGTGCGCGGCGGCGTTCGTCTTCTGGATCGGCGCCGTCGTCACGGCCCGGCACCGAGCGGAGGCCGCCGCCGATCTGGCTGCGCTCGCGGCCGCCTCACACGCGACGGCGGGGCCCGGCGCGGCCTGCGAGCGGGCCCGTGAGGTCGCCGCCCGGATGTCGGTCACGCTGCTCACCTGCCGGTGGGAGCGCGGCGATGCCCTGGTCGAGGTGCGATCGGAGCCGTCTGGACGGCCGGCGGTCACCGGACGGGCGGAGGCACGGGCCCGGGCGGGGCCGGTCGACCGGTCACCGTGA